Part of the Limihaloglobus sulfuriphilus genome is shown below.
TCATACTATTTTCCTCACTGCCAAAAAGGCTACTATGCCGGTAAAAATGCCCTAAAAAACAAAAAAACCGGCTAAAAACAATATATGTACATGCCGCACCTCACGGCCTGTCTTTAAATTATACAGTCTAACAGAAAACTACCTTTAAACTTAAATCAGACAAGTGATTACAAAGAATAAAATGAATCTGTTGTTTCTTCTCCAATAAACACTCAGACCTTGAAGTGCAATATATCCGTGTTAGAAACGAAGCTGATGAATTGTGGGACCGACAGCCAATAACCAATCAGCTGCTATGCAGACCGCCGGCTGATTTTTGCGACTTTTCCTTCTTCGAAAATTGATACCTCCTTTTTCAGCTTTAACTTTTTAGTTTAACTTCTTAATTTTATTATACCAAAATCAACAACAAACCGCAAGACTATTAGCAAAAATTATACTTTAAAACCAAGTTTAAAGCATTTTTATTATATTTTATGCTTGATTTATATTTGAGAACCCAGTAAAATTACTAGTCGTTGCGATATTGGCATAATTATTAACATTGCTTATACAATTCATTTTAAGGTTTCAAGATTTTAAGAGGCTTTTATTGGAACCTATAAAATGTTATATTTACATATGTTATAACAAATCGGTTTAAGGAATATGAGCATGACAGTATTGGAAAAGATAGTAAATTTTGTTAACCCCTCAAGTGATACTTCATCCACACCGCCGCCGAGGTCGGACTCAGGAAGTTTTCTCTCGAGTTCAAAGATTTTAACTCTTGATTGCGGCTCGGGCATCACAATGGAGCTTAAGCTGGTTCCTGCCGGCACCTTTACGATGGGAAGCAAGCTCGACACAGCTGAGCAGCCGCCGCACAAGGTTACCGTAAGGCGGTCATTTTATATGGCTATATACCCCGTTACTCAGGCACAATACAAAGCTGTCATGTCAGAGAATCCGAGCTGTTTTCCAGGCGAGAACAAACCGGTAGAAAATATTACCTGGTTTGACGCAAATAATTTCTGCCAAAAGATTTCGGGTATTAACAACAAAAAAGTAATTCTGCCCAGCGAGGCGATGTGGGAATA
Proteins encoded:
- a CDS encoding formylglycine-generating enzyme family protein; the protein is MTVLEKIVNFVNPSSDTSSTPPPRSDSGSFLSSSKILTLDCGSGITMELKLVPAGTFTMGSKLDTAEQPPHKVTVRRSFYMAIYPVTQAQYKAVMSENPSCFPGENKPVENITWFDANNFCQKISGINNKKVILPSEAMWEYACKAGSKGHYCFNEKREMLAEYGWYDRNSGNSSQEVGQLSPNKFGLYDMHGNVLEWCGDEWHEDYENAPADERYWPSNDGFKIFRGGSWYSNSDRCRAEFRDGFSPNNHCNNLGFRVAISK